Within the Streptomyces sp. R41 genome, the region CGGTCTTCAGCCGGAAGCCGATCTTCGGCTATCTGACGCTGGTCGCCGCGACCATGGCGATCACCGGTCTCTCGATCGTCGTATGGGCACACCACATGTTCGCGACCGGCGCGGTGTTGCTGCCGTACTTCTCCTTCATGTCGTTCCTGATCGCCGTGCCGACCGGCGTGAAGTTCTTCAACTGGTCCGGCACGATGCTCAAGGGGTCCCTGTCCTTCGAGACACCCATGCTGTGGGCGACGGGCTTCCTGGTGACGTTCCTGTTCGGCGGCCTGACCGGGGTGATCCTGGCCTCGCCGCCTATTGACTTCCACGTCACCGACTCGTACTTCGTGGTCGCCCACTTCCACTACGTCGTCTTCGGTACCGTCGTCTTCGCGACCTTCGGCGGCTTCTACTTCTGGTGGCCCAAGTTCACCGGCAAGATGCTCGACGAACGGCTCGGCAAGATCCATTTCTGGACGCTGTTCATCGGCTTCCAGACCACGTTCCTGGTGCAGCACTGGCTGGGCGCCGAGGGCATGCCGCGCCGGTACGCGGACTATCTGGCCGCCGACGGCTTCACCGCGCTCAACACCATCTCCACGATCGGCGCCTTCCTGCTGGGCATCTCGACCCTGCCGTTCCTCTACAACATCTGGAAGACCGCCAAGTACGCCGCGAACGTCGAGGTCGACGACCCCTGGGGCTTCGGCCGCTCCCTGGAGTGGGCGACCTCGTGTCCGCCGCCCCGGCACAACTTCGTCACGCTGCCCCGGGTCCGCTCCGAGTCCCCGGCGTTCGACCTGCACCATCCCGAGTACGCGGCGCTTGAGCCGAAGCCCGGTCCAGAGCCCGAGACAGCCGGTCCCGGGACGTCCTGATCGCGTCGGTGAGCTCGGCGGGTTCGAGGATCTCGAACTCGAAGCCCATCAACATCACGTGAATGACCATCACGTCGAGGCTCGCCGCTCCGGTGCGCAGAACGCAGCTGTCCGTCCCGTCGGCTTCCAGGGTCCCGGCGGAGGGTGAGATCCGCTCGGCCGCCTCCTCCAGGGGCACGAGCAGCCTGATGGCGGCGTGCGAGGCGTACGCGCGCGTGGAGACGCCCTTGGAGACGTACGCCGCCAGGTCCTCGGCCGGTGGCGTACGGGGCGGGAAGCGCGGTCCGTGCGGCGGCTTGGGCTTGATGCGGTCGACCCGGAACGTACGCCAGTCGTCGCGGTCGACGTCCCAGGCGACCAGGTACCAGCGGCGCTCGGTGCACACCAGGCGGTGCGGTTCGACCGTACGGCGGGTGGCCGCACCGCCGTGGTCGCGGTACTCGAAGCGCAGCCGCTCCGAGTCGCGGCACAGGTTGGCCAGCTCGGTGAGGACGGCGGGGTCGACGGCCGACGGCTGGGGGCCGCGCAGCATCGGCACGGTGAACGCGTTCAGGGCGCCCACCCGGCGGCGCAGCCGGTGCGGCAGCACCTGTTCGAGCTTGGCGAGGGCGCGTACGGAGGTCTCGCCGATGCCCTCGATGCCCTGCCCGGCGGCCGTGCGCAGCCCGACCGCCACGGCCACCGCCTCGTCGTCGTCCAGGAGCAGCGGCGGCAGTTCGGCGCCCGCGCCGAGCTGGTAGCCGCCGCCCGTGCCGGGACTGGCGTTGACGGGATAGCCCAGCTCGCGCAGCCGGTCCACATCGCGGCGGACGGTCCTGGGCGTGACGCCGAGGCGGTCCGCCAGGTCGGCCCCGGACCATTCGCGGTGGGCCTGCAGCAGCGAGAGCAGGCGCAGGAGTCGTGCCGATGTCTCCAACATGGTTCCGAGTCTGCCAGGAGTTGCGGACAGTAACTGTCCGCAAGGGTTCCTACCGTAGGAGACATGGCAGACAACG harbors:
- the ctaD gene encoding cytochrome c oxidase subunit I, whose product is MGTDTAQATARPVRTNRPGRLVVDWLTTTDHKKIGHLYLVTSFAFFLIGGVMALMMRAELARPGLQIMDNNQFNQLFTMHGTIMLLLFATPTFAGFANEIMPLQIGSPDVAFPRLNMLSYWFFLFGGLIVLGSLLVPDGPAAFGWFAYAPLNSLERSPGIGADMWIMGLALAGFGTILGAVNFITTIVGMRAPGMTMFRLPIFTWNTLFTSILILFAFPVLAAALLVLEADRRFGSVVFEAANGGALLWQHLFWFFGHPEVYIIALPFFGIITEILPVFSRKPIFGYLTLVAATMAITGLSIVVWAHHMFATGAVLLPYFSFMSFLIAVPTGVKFFNWSGTMLKGSLSFETPMLWATGFLVTFLFGGLTGVILASPPIDFHVTDSYFVVAHFHYVVFGTVVFATFGGFYFWWPKFTGKMLDERLGKIHFWTLFIGFQTTFLVQHWLGAEGMPRRYADYLAADGFTALNTISTIGAFLLGISTLPFLYNIWKTAKYAANVEVDDPWGFGRSLEWATSCPPPRHNFVTLPRVRSESPAFDLHHPEYAALEPKPGPEPETAGPGTS
- a CDS encoding helix-turn-helix transcriptional regulator, which codes for MLETSARLLRLLSLLQAHREWSGADLADRLGVTPRTVRRDVDRLRELGYPVNASPGTGGGYQLGAGAELPPLLLDDDEAVAVAVGLRTAAGQGIEGIGETSVRALAKLEQVLPHRLRRRVGALNAFTVPMLRGPQPSAVDPAVLTELANLCRDSERLRFEYRDHGGAATRRTVEPHRLVCTERRWYLVAWDVDRDDWRTFRVDRIKPKPPHGPRFPPRTPPAEDLAAYVSKGVSTRAYASHAAIRLLVPLEEAAERISPSAGTLEADGTDSCVLRTGAASLDVMVIHVMLMGFEFEILEPAELTDAIRTSRDRLSRALDRASAQAPRTRDGAGRTPGTRSGPGAA